A window of the Streptomyces sp. NBC_00250 genome harbors these coding sequences:
- a CDS encoding YggT family protein yields MGVALQVVYIVLMCFLVLLIVRLVMDYVFQFARSWQPGKAMVVVLEATYTVTDPPLKLLRRLIPPLRLGGVALDLSFFVLMIIVYILISIVSSFAR; encoded by the coding sequence ATGGGCGTCGCACTACAGGTGGTCTACATCGTGCTGATGTGCTTCCTCGTCCTCCTGATCGTCCGACTTGTCATGGACTACGTCTTCCAGTTCGCCCGTTCATGGCAACCCGGTAAGGCGATGGTGGTCGTCCTTGAGGCCACCTACACTGTCACCGATCCACCGCTCAAGCTTCTGCGGCGACTCATCCCGCCGCTGCGTCTCGGGGGCGTGGCACTCGACCTGTCCTTCTTCGTTCTGATGATCATTGTCTACATCCTGATCTCCATCGTGAGCAGCTTCGCGAGGTGA
- a CDS encoding YggS family pyridoxal phosphate-dependent enzyme has product MTDRTSELAENLARVEARIDAACAAAGRAREEVTLIVVTKTYPASDVRILHGLGVRNVAENRDQDAAPKAAACADLDLTWHFVGQLQTNKVRSVVGYADVVQSVDRLKLVSSLSTAAEKEGRELGCLLQVALDAESGERGDRGGVAPDGIEELAAAVDAAPGLRLDGLMTVAPLSGPFAGRQRAAFDRLMDFSTALRATRPAANMVSAGMSADLEEAVAAGATHVRVGTAVLGVRPKLG; this is encoded by the coding sequence ATGACGGACCGCACGTCGGAACTCGCCGAGAATCTGGCCCGGGTGGAGGCGCGCATCGACGCCGCCTGCGCCGCGGCCGGGCGCGCGCGGGAAGAGGTGACGCTCATCGTGGTCACCAAGACCTACCCCGCGAGCGACGTGAGAATCCTCCACGGGCTCGGTGTTCGGAACGTCGCCGAGAACCGGGACCAGGACGCCGCACCCAAGGCGGCGGCCTGTGCCGACCTTGATCTGACCTGGCACTTCGTGGGTCAGTTGCAGACCAACAAGGTCAGATCTGTGGTGGGTTATGCCGATGTGGTGCAGTCTGTCGACCGCTTGAAGCTCGTTTCCTCTCTCTCCACGGCCGCGGAGAAGGAGGGCCGCGAGCTCGGCTGCCTCCTCCAGGTCGCGCTCGACGCCGAGTCCGGTGAGCGGGGCGACCGCGGCGGCGTCGCGCCGGACGGCATCGAGGAGTTGGCGGCCGCGGTGGACGCGGCCCCCGGGCTGAGGCTCGACGGACTCATGACCGTCGCCCCGCTCTCCGGTCCGTTCGCGGGACGGCAACGCGCGGCTTTCGACCGGTTGATGGATTTTTCGACTGCCCTGCGCGCGACCCGTCCGGCTGCGAACATGGTGTCAGCAGGGATGAGTGCGGACCTCGAGGAGGCCGTCGCGGCCGGGGCGACACACGTACGCGTCGGTACGGCGGTACTCGGAGTCCGCCCGAAGCTCGGGTAA
- the pgeF gene encoding peptidoglycan editing factor PgeF, producing MIGQRFDANGAHFAFTDRWGGVSAVPYEELNLGGAVGDDPRAVLTNRALAAGALGLDPARVVWMNQVHGADVAEVDGPWATDAIPSVDALVTSRPGVGLAVLTADCVPVLLADPVAGVAAAAHAGRPGMVAGVVPAAVAAMIDLGADPARIVARTGPAVCGRCYEVPEAMRAEVAETEPAAWAETSWGTPAVDVTAGVLAQLERLGVTDRQASTVCTRESGDHYSYRRDRTTGRLAGYVWLDAVSTPGATPGPPAGKN from the coding sequence GTGATAGGACAGCGCTTCGACGCGAACGGCGCGCACTTCGCCTTCACCGACAGGTGGGGCGGGGTGAGCGCCGTTCCGTACGAGGAGCTCAACCTCGGCGGCGCGGTGGGGGACGACCCCCGAGCCGTACTGACCAACCGGGCGCTCGCCGCCGGCGCCCTCGGGCTCGACCCGGCGCGGGTGGTCTGGATGAACCAGGTCCACGGCGCGGACGTCGCCGAGGTCGACGGTCCGTGGGCCACCGACGCGATTCCGTCGGTGGACGCGCTCGTCACCTCCCGGCCGGGAGTCGGACTCGCGGTCCTCACCGCGGACTGCGTCCCGGTCCTCCTCGCGGATCCGGTCGCCGGGGTCGCGGCCGCCGCCCACGCGGGGCGTCCCGGGATGGTCGCCGGAGTCGTTCCCGCCGCCGTCGCGGCCATGATCGATCTCGGTGCCGACCCCGCCCGTATCGTCGCCCGCACCGGCCCCGCCGTCTGCGGGCGTTGCTACGAGGTTCCGGAAGCCATGCGTGCCGAGGTCGCGGAGACCGAACCCGCCGCCTGGGCCGAGACGAGCTGGGGCACCCCGGCCGTCGACGTGACCGCGGGAGTCCTGGCCCAGCTCGAACGGCTCGGCGTCACCGACCGGCAGGCCAGTACGGTCTGCACCCGGGAATCCGGTGACCACTACTCGTACCGCCGCGATCGCACCACGGGTCGACTCGCGGGATATGTCTGGTTGGACGCTGTATCCACCCCGGGGGCGACCCCCGGACCCCCGGCAGGAAAGAACTGA
- a CDS encoding cell division protein SepF — MAGAMRKMAVYLGLVEDDGYDGRGFDPDDDFEPELEPEPERDRRHTPPRQIEREEPVRVVQPPAPREPMPHSVPVLAESGRPARIAPVASITPERPSMEKNAPVIMPKVVSEREPYRITTLHPRTYNEARTIGEHFREGTPVIMNLTEMDDTDAKRLVDFAAGLVFGLHGSIERVTQKVFLLSPANVDVTAEDKARIAEGGFFNQS; from the coding sequence ATGGCCGGCGCGATGCGCAAGATGGCGGTCTACCTCGGCCTCGTGGAGGACGATGGGTACGACGGCCGGGGCTTCGACCCCGACGACGACTTCGAACCCGAGCTGGAGCCGGAGCCCGAGCGCGACCGGCGCCACACCCCTCCGCGGCAGATCGAGCGTGAGGAACCGGTGCGAGTGGTGCAGCCTCCGGCCCCCCGTGAACCGATGCCCCATTCTGTCCCGGTACTCGCCGAAAGCGGACGTCCGGCCCGAATTGCCCCCGTGGCATCCATCACACCCGAACGCCCGAGCATGGAGAAGAACGCACCGGTGATCATGCCCAAGGTCGTGTCCGAGCGGGAGCCCTACCGCATCACCACGCTGCACCCCCGGACCTACAACGAAGCCCGTACCATCGGGGAACACTTCCGTGAGGGCACCCCGGTGATCATGAATCTCACGGAGATGGACGACACGGACGCGAAGCGACTTGTCGACTTTGCCGCCGGACTCGTCTTCGGGCTCCATGGCAGCATTGAGCGCGTGACGCAGAAGGTGTTCCTGTTGTCGCCTGCTAACGTCGATGTCACGGCGGAGGACAAGGCCCGGATCGCAGAGGGCGGATTCTTCAACCAGAGCTGA
- a CDS encoding DivIVA domain-containing protein, producing the protein MPLTPEDVRNKQFTTVRLREGYDEDEVDAFLDEVEAELTRLLRENEDLRAKLAAATRAAAQNQQQQGMRKPPEQQDRPVGPGAPVPAAISGPPVQQQPPQMGPPQLPSGAPQLPAGPMQGGPMQGGPMQGGPMQGGPMQGGPMQGGPMQGGPMGHPQQQMQQQMPPQMQQQPAQGPGGDSAARVLSLAQQTADQAIAEARSEANKIVGEARSRAEGLERDARAKADALERDAQEKHRVAMGSLESARATLERKVEDLRGFEREYRTRLKSYLESQLRQLETQADDSLAPPRTPATASLPPAPSMASAGAGAPSYGGNGAMGGAPSMGGAPSYGGQQQMSPAMTQPMAPVRPQAPQPMQQAPAPMRGFLIDEDDN; encoded by the coding sequence ATGCCGCTGACCCCCGAGGACGTGCGGAACAAGCAGTTCACGACCGTCCGCCTCCGAGAAGGCTATGACGAGGACGAGGTCGATGCCTTCCTCGACGAGGTCGAGGCCGAGCTGACCCGCCTGCTCCGCGAGAACGAGGACCTGCGCGCCAAGCTGGCCGCCGCGACGCGTGCCGCCGCGCAGAACCAGCAGCAGCAGGGGATGCGCAAGCCCCCGGAGCAGCAGGATCGTCCCGTCGGTCCCGGCGCGCCCGTGCCCGCCGCCATATCCGGACCGCCGGTCCAGCAGCAGCCGCCGCAGATGGGCCCGCCGCAGCTTCCGTCCGGTGCCCCGCAGCTGCCCGCCGGCCCGATGCAGGGCGGCCCCATGCAGGGCGGCCCGATGCAGGGCGGCCCGATGCAGGGCGGCCCGATGCAGGGTGGCCCGATGCAGGGCGGCCCGATGCAGGGCGGCCCCATGGGTCACCCGCAGCAGCAGATGCAGCAGCAGATGCCGCCGCAGATGCAGCAGCAGCCTGCCCAGGGTCCCGGTGGCGACAGTGCCGCGCGTGTCCTCTCGCTGGCCCAGCAGACCGCCGACCAGGCGATCGCCGAGGCCCGCTCCGAGGCCAACAAGATCGTCGGCGAGGCGCGCTCGCGTGCCGAGGGCCTGGAGCGGGACGCCCGCGCCAAGGCGGACGCTCTTGAGCGGGACGCGCAGGAGAAGCACCGCGTCGCGATGGGCTCCCTGGAGTCCGCCCGCGCCACGCTGGAGCGCAAGGTCGAGGACCTGCGCGGCTTCGAGCGCGAGTACCGCACGCGTCTGAAGTCGTACCTGGAGTCGCAGCTGCGTCAGCTGGAGACCCAGGCCGACGACTCGCTCGCCCCGCCGCGCACCCCGGCCACGGCCTCGCTGCCGCCGGCCCCGTCGATGGCCTCGGCCGGCGCCGGTGCGCCGTCCTACGGCGGCAACGGCGCGATGGGTGGTGCACCGTCCATGGGCGGCGCCCCCTCCTACGGCGGCCAGCAGCAGATGTCCCCGGCGATGACCCAGCCGATGGCTCCGGTCCGCCCGCAGGCACCGCAGCCGATGCAGCAGGCGCCGGCGCCGATGCGTGGCTTCCTGATCGACGAGGACGACAACTGA